A region from the Phaenicophaeus curvirostris isolate KB17595 chromosome 3, BPBGC_Pcur_1.0, whole genome shotgun sequence genome encodes:
- the ZHX1 gene encoding zinc fingers and homeoboxes protein 1 isoform X1, producing MASKRKSTTPCMVLANEQDPDLETVSDLEEVPALAPTDNPTAESVTSDEDVHEGGDSDNQKNTNKVEGGYECKYCTFQTPDLNMFTFHVDSEHPNVVLNSSYVCVECNFLTKRYDALSEHNLKYHPGEENFKLTMVKRNNQTIFEQTVNDLTFDGSFVREENAEQADSSEAPSSGISISKTPIMKMMKNKPETKRIAVFHNVVEDIPGEEKGAENEPNSEEVVENPLPAVSESKASHSVVCSAADVAGAVVAPAPVLQPGVAQVITAVTAPQNSNVIPKVLIPVNSIPAYNTALDNNPLLLNTYNKFPYPTMSEITVLSTQAKYTEEQIKIWFSAQRLKHGVSWTPEEVEEARRKQFNGTVHTVPQTITVIPAHISAASNGLPSILQTCQIVGQPGLVLTQVAGANTLPVTAPIALTVAGVPNQTQLQKNQIHTAQPVAETKQVAAVPTPQPIKNESTLMNPDSFGIRAKKTKEQLAELKVSYLKNQFPQDSEIVRLMKITGLTKGEIKKWFSDTRYNQRNSKNNHGIHLNSDSCATIVIDSSDEMNESPTGVTSQSKSSWSAFPDFTPQKFKEKTAEQLQVLQASFLNNPVLTDEEMNRLRAQTKLTRREIDAWFTERRKSNVLKEEGADLNESNAGSSKEEAGETSVGDGTAGAKSGSSTSSKIGKKSPEQLHMLKSSFVRTQWPSPQEYNKLAEETGLPRSEIVSWFGDTRYAWKNGGLKWYYYYQSANPNSLNGQGFSRKRGRGRPKGRGRGRPRGRPRGSKRLNCWDRGVSVIKFKTGTAILKDYYMKHKFLNEQDLDELVAKSHMGYEQVREWFAERQRRLELGIELFDENEEEDEMLEDQEDEEETDDSDTWEPPRHVKRKLSKSD from the coding sequence ATGGCAAGTAAACGAAAATCAACAACACCGTGCATGGTATTAGCCAACGAGCAGGATCCGGATCTAGAAACGGTATCAGACTTGGAGGAAGTACCTGCACTCGCACCAACAGATAACCCTACAGCAGAGAGCGTAACAAGTGATGAGGATGTTCATGAGGGTGGGGATTCAGACaatcagaaaaatacaaataaggTAGAAGGTGGTTACGAGTGTAAATACTGTACTTTTCAGACTCCAGATCTCAATATGTTTACTTTCCATGTGGATTCAGAACATCCAAACGTAGTACTAAATTCATCCTATGTTTGTGTAGAATGCAATTTCCTTACCAAAAGATACGATGCACTCTCAGAACATAATTTGAAGTACCACCCTGGAGAGGAGAATTTTAAATTGACCATGGTGAAACGTAATAATCAGACAATCTTTGAACAAACAGTAAATGATCTCACTTTTGATGGGAGTTTTGttagagaagaaaatgctgaacaGGCTGACTCTTCTGAGGCCCCCTCTTCAGGGATCTCAATTAGCAAAACTCCTATtatgaaaatgatgaaaaataaacccGAGACTAAACGGATTGCTGTTTTCCACAATGTAGTTGAAGACATTCCCGGTGAAGAAAAGGGAGCTGAAAATGAGCCAAACTCTGAAGAAGTAGTAGAAAACCCACTGCCAGCAGTCTCTGAGTCAAAAGCAAGCCATTCGGTTGTTTGCAGTGCAGCAGATGTGGCAGGTGCGGTAGTGGCTCCAGCACCAGTGCTGCAGCCCGGGGTGGCACAGGTTATAACAGCTGTTACAGCTCCACAGAACTCAAATGTGATTCCAAAAGTCCTGATACCTGTTAATAGCATTCCAGCTTATAATACTGCTTTGGATAACAATCCTCTTTTGCTTAACACCTACAACAAATTTCCATATCCAACCATGTCGGAAATCACTGTTCTTTCCACTCAAGCTAAGTACACTGAGGAACAGATTAAAATATGGTTTTCTGCCCAGCGTCTTAAACACGGTGTGAGCTGGACGCCAGAGGAAGTGGAGGAAGCAAGGAGGAAACAATTTAATGGCACAGTGCATACTGTGCCACAGACAATTACTGTTATTCCTGCGCACATTTCTGCCGCTAGCAATGGTTTGCCTTCTATTTTACAGACATGCCAAATAGTTGGTCAGCCAGGACTTGTTCTCACTCAAGTTGCAGGTGCAAATACGCTACCAGTAACAGCCCCAATAGCTTTGACTGTAGCGGGAGTCCCAAACCAAACACAGCTACAGAAGAATCAGATTCACACTGCTCAGCCTGTTGCAGAAACCAAGCAAGTAGCAGCTGTTCCAACCCCTCAGCCTATCAAAAATGAGTCCACGCTAATGAACCCTGACTCCTTCGGCATCCGagcaaaaaaaacaaaggaacaaCTGGCAGAATTGAAAGTCAGCTACCTTAAAAATCAGTTTCCTCAGGATTCAGAAATTGTTAGACTTATGAAAATAACAGGCCTGACTAAAGGAGAGATCAAAAAGTGGTTCAGTGATACACGCTACAATCAAAGAAACTCAAAGAATAATCATGGGATTCATCTCAACAGTGATTCATGTGCCACCATTGTTATTGATTCGAGTGATGAAATGAATGAGTCCCCAACGGGAGTCACTTCACAGAGCAAGTCATCATGGAGCGCTTTTCCTGATTTCACCCCACAGAAATTTAAAGAGAAGACTGCTGAACAGCTGCAAGTCCTCCAAGCGAGTTTTCTGAATAACCCTGTCCTTACTGATGAAGAGATGAATAGATTAAGAGCCCAAACCAAACTGACCAGGAGAGAGATTGATGCCTGGTTTAcggaaagaaggaaatcaaatgtCTTGAAGGAAGAGGGAGCAGACTTGAATGAGAGCAATGCTGGCAGCTCAAaagaagaggctggagaaacaTCTGTGGGAGATGGAACAGCAGGAGCAAAATCAGGGAGTTCCACTTCAAGCAAAATAGGCAAAAAATCACCAGAGCAGTTGCACATGCTTAAAAGTTCCTTTGTCCGTACTCAGTGGCCATCTCCACAAGAATACAACAAGCTGGCAGAAGAAACTGGGCTCCCAAGATCAGAAATTGTGAGCTGGTTTGGAGATACTCGCTATGCCTGGAAAAATGGCGGATTGAAATGGTATTATTATTACCAGAGTGCCAATCCGAACAGTCTGAATGGCCAGGGCTTTtcaagaaagagagggagaggaagaccaaaagggagggggagagggaggccTCGGGGGAGGCCTCGGGGAAGCAAGAGGTTAAATTGCTGGGACAGAGGGGTGTCTGTCATAAAATTCAAAACTGGAACAGCAATCCTAAAGGATTACTATATGAAGCACAAATTTCTTAATGAGCAAGACCTTGATGAACTGGTAGCCAAATCTCACATGGGATATGAGCAGGTCAGAGAGTGGTTtgcagaaaggcaaagaagattAGAACTTGGAATAGAGCTGTTTGATGAGAATGAGGAGGAAGATGAAATGCTGGAAGATcaggaagatgaggaagaaacAGATGATAGTGATACTTGGGAACCTCCCAGACATGTTAAGCGTAAACTTTCAAAATCAGATTGA
- the ZHX1 gene encoding zinc fingers and homeoboxes protein 1 isoform X2 — protein sequence MASKRKSTTPCMVLANEQDPDLETVSDLEEVPALAPTDNPTAESVTSDEDVHEGGDSDNQKNTNKVEGGYECKYCTFQTPDLNMFTFHVDSEHPNVVLNSSYVCVECNFLTKRYDALSEHNLKYHPGEENFKLTMVKRNNQTIFEQTVNDLTFDGSFVREENAEQADSSEAPSSGISISKTPIMKMMKNKPETKRIAVFHNVVEDIPGEEKGAENEPNSEEVVENPLPAVSESKASHSVVCSAADVAGAVVAPAPVLQPGVAQVITAVTAPQNSNVIPKVLIPVNSIPAYNTALDNNPLLLNTYNKFPYPTMSEITVLSTQAKYTEEQIKIWFSAQRLKHGVSWTPEEVEEARRKQFNGTVHTVPQTITVIPAHISAASNGLPSILQTCQIVGQPGLVLTQVAGANTLPVTAPIALTVAGVPNQTQLQKNQIHTAQPVAETKQVAAVPTPQPIKNESTLMNPDSFGIRAKKTKEQLAELKVSYLKNQFPQDSEIVRLMKITGLTKGEIKKWFSDTRYNQRNSKNNHGIHLNSDSCATIVIDSSDEMNESPTGVTSQSKSSWSAFPDFTPQKFKEKTAEQLQVLQASFLNNPVLTDEEMNRLRAQTKLTRREIDAWFTERRKSNVLKEEGADLNESNAGSSKEEAGETSVGDGTAGAKSGSSTSSKIGKKSPEQLHMLKSSFVRTQWPSPQEYNKLAEETGLPRSEIVSWFGDTRYAWKNGGLKCCPTW from the coding sequence ATGGCAAGTAAACGAAAATCAACAACACCGTGCATGGTATTAGCCAACGAGCAGGATCCGGATCTAGAAACGGTATCAGACTTGGAGGAAGTACCTGCACTCGCACCAACAGATAACCCTACAGCAGAGAGCGTAACAAGTGATGAGGATGTTCATGAGGGTGGGGATTCAGACaatcagaaaaatacaaataaggTAGAAGGTGGTTACGAGTGTAAATACTGTACTTTTCAGACTCCAGATCTCAATATGTTTACTTTCCATGTGGATTCAGAACATCCAAACGTAGTACTAAATTCATCCTATGTTTGTGTAGAATGCAATTTCCTTACCAAAAGATACGATGCACTCTCAGAACATAATTTGAAGTACCACCCTGGAGAGGAGAATTTTAAATTGACCATGGTGAAACGTAATAATCAGACAATCTTTGAACAAACAGTAAATGATCTCACTTTTGATGGGAGTTTTGttagagaagaaaatgctgaacaGGCTGACTCTTCTGAGGCCCCCTCTTCAGGGATCTCAATTAGCAAAACTCCTATtatgaaaatgatgaaaaataaacccGAGACTAAACGGATTGCTGTTTTCCACAATGTAGTTGAAGACATTCCCGGTGAAGAAAAGGGAGCTGAAAATGAGCCAAACTCTGAAGAAGTAGTAGAAAACCCACTGCCAGCAGTCTCTGAGTCAAAAGCAAGCCATTCGGTTGTTTGCAGTGCAGCAGATGTGGCAGGTGCGGTAGTGGCTCCAGCACCAGTGCTGCAGCCCGGGGTGGCACAGGTTATAACAGCTGTTACAGCTCCACAGAACTCAAATGTGATTCCAAAAGTCCTGATACCTGTTAATAGCATTCCAGCTTATAATACTGCTTTGGATAACAATCCTCTTTTGCTTAACACCTACAACAAATTTCCATATCCAACCATGTCGGAAATCACTGTTCTTTCCACTCAAGCTAAGTACACTGAGGAACAGATTAAAATATGGTTTTCTGCCCAGCGTCTTAAACACGGTGTGAGCTGGACGCCAGAGGAAGTGGAGGAAGCAAGGAGGAAACAATTTAATGGCACAGTGCATACTGTGCCACAGACAATTACTGTTATTCCTGCGCACATTTCTGCCGCTAGCAATGGTTTGCCTTCTATTTTACAGACATGCCAAATAGTTGGTCAGCCAGGACTTGTTCTCACTCAAGTTGCAGGTGCAAATACGCTACCAGTAACAGCCCCAATAGCTTTGACTGTAGCGGGAGTCCCAAACCAAACACAGCTACAGAAGAATCAGATTCACACTGCTCAGCCTGTTGCAGAAACCAAGCAAGTAGCAGCTGTTCCAACCCCTCAGCCTATCAAAAATGAGTCCACGCTAATGAACCCTGACTCCTTCGGCATCCGagcaaaaaaaacaaaggaacaaCTGGCAGAATTGAAAGTCAGCTACCTTAAAAATCAGTTTCCTCAGGATTCAGAAATTGTTAGACTTATGAAAATAACAGGCCTGACTAAAGGAGAGATCAAAAAGTGGTTCAGTGATACACGCTACAATCAAAGAAACTCAAAGAATAATCATGGGATTCATCTCAACAGTGATTCATGTGCCACCATTGTTATTGATTCGAGTGATGAAATGAATGAGTCCCCAACGGGAGTCACTTCACAGAGCAAGTCATCATGGAGCGCTTTTCCTGATTTCACCCCACAGAAATTTAAAGAGAAGACTGCTGAACAGCTGCAAGTCCTCCAAGCGAGTTTTCTGAATAACCCTGTCCTTACTGATGAAGAGATGAATAGATTAAGAGCCCAAACCAAACTGACCAGGAGAGAGATTGATGCCTGGTTTAcggaaagaaggaaatcaaatgtCTTGAAGGAAGAGGGAGCAGACTTGAATGAGAGCAATGCTGGCAGCTCAAaagaagaggctggagaaacaTCTGTGGGAGATGGAACAGCAGGAGCAAAATCAGGGAGTTCCACTTCAAGCAAAATAGGCAAAAAATCACCAGAGCAGTTGCACATGCTTAAAAGTTCCTTTGTCCGTACTCAGTGGCCATCTCCACAAGAATACAACAAGCTGGCAGAAGAAACTGGGCTCCCAAGATCAGAAATTGTGAGCTGGTTTGGAGATACTCGCTATGCCTGGAAAAATGGCGGATTGAAATG